A genome region from Physeter macrocephalus isolate SW-GA chromosome 4, ASM283717v5, whole genome shotgun sequence includes the following:
- the LOC102976026 gene encoding 60S ribosomal protein L4-like has product MACACPLISVYSEKGESSGKNVTLPAVFKAPIRPDIVNFVHTNLHKNNRQPYAVSELAGHQTSAESWGTGRAVARIPRVRGGGTHCSGQGAFGNMCGGSRMFAPTKTWRRWHCRVNTTQKRYAICSALAASALPVLVMSKGHRIEEVPELPLVVEDTVEGYKKTKEAVLLLKKLKAWNDIKKVYASQRMRAGKGKMKNRRRIQCRGPCIIYNEDNGIIKTFRNIPGITLLNVSKLNILKLAPGWHVGHFCIWTESAFRKLDELYGTRRKAAFLKSNYNLPMHKMLNTDLRKPLSRILKSPEIQRALRAPCKKIHRRVLKKNPLKNLRIRLKLNPYAKTMRRNTILRQAKNHKIRMDRAAAALEAKSDEKGIPGKKPVVGKKGKEAVCVKKLKKPKKPLVGKKAAVTKKPAAEKKPAKKKPTEKKPTTEEKKAAA; this is encoded by the exons ATGGCGTGTGCTTGTCCACTGATATCAGTGTACTCTGAAAAGGGGGAGTCATCTGGCAAAAATGTCACTTTGCCTGCTGTGTTCAAGGCTCCCATTCGACCAGATATTGTGAACTTTGTTCACACCAACTTGCACAAAAACAACAGACAGCCCTATGCTGTCAGTGAATTAGCAGGTCATCAAACCAGTGCTGAGTCTTGGGGTACTGGCAGAGCTGTGGCTCGAATTCCCAGGGTTCGAGGTGGCGGCACTCACTGTTCTGGCCAGGGTGCTTTTGGAAATATGTGTGGTGGGAGCCGCATGTTTGCACCAACCAAGACCTGGCGACGTTGGCACTGCAGAGTGAATACAACGCAGAAGCGATATGCCATCTGCTCTGCGTTGGCTGCCTCGGCTTTACCAGTGCTGGTTATGTCTAAAGGTCATCGTATAGAGGAAGTTCCTGAACTTCCTTTGGTGGTTGAAGATACAGTTGAAGGCTACAAGAAGACCAAGGAGGCTGTTTTGCTCCTGAAGAAACTTAAGGCTTGGAATGATATCAAAAAGGTCTACGCCTCGCAGCGAATGAGAGCTGGCAAAGGCAAAATGAAAAACCGTCGCCGtatccagtgcaggggaccctgCATCATTTATAATGAGGACAATGGTATCATCAAGACTTTCAGAAACATCCCTGGAATTACTCTGCTTAATGTAAGCAAACTGAACATTTTGAAACTTGCTCCTGGTTGGCATGTGGGACATTTCTGCATTTGGACTGAAAGTGCTTTCCGCAAGTTAGATGAGCTGTATGGCACTCGGCGTAAAGCTGCCTTCCTGAAGAGTAACTACAACCTCCCCATGCACAAGATGCTCAATACAGACCTta ggaagccccttagcaGAATCTTGAAAAGCCCAGAGATCCAAAGAGCCCTCCGAGCACCATGCAAGAAGATTCATCGCAGAGTCTTGAAGAAGAATCCACTGAAAAACCTGAGAATCAGGTTGAAGCTAAACCCATATGCAAAGACCATGCGCCGGAACACCATTCTTCGCCAGGCCAAGAACCACAAAATCCGGATGGATAGGGCAGCAGCAGCACTAGAAGCCAAATCAGATGAGAAGGGGATTCCAGGCAAGAAGCCTGTggtggggaagaagggaaaggaggctGTTTGCGTTAAGAAGCTGAAGAAGCCAAAGAAGCCTTTGGTGGGAAAAAAGGCTGCAGTGACCAAGAAACCAGCAGCTGAAAAGAAGCCTGCTAAGAA